One window from the genome of Elaeis guineensis isolate ETL-2024a chromosome 5, EG11, whole genome shotgun sequence encodes:
- the LOC140858096 gene encoding phytochrome B-like encodes MSIAFNSLLILDEGEFLLGSIINAVVSQVMILLRERGLQLIRDIPEEVKIISVCGDQVRIQQVLADFLLNMVRHAPSPDGWVEIQVKPSLKQNSDGTEVVLFQFRIVCPGDGLPPELVQDMFHNSRWVTQEGLGLSICRKILKLMKGEVQYIRESERCYFLIFMELPICHKGESRGN; translated from the exons ATGTCAATTGCTTTTAACAG CTTGTTGATCCTCGATGAAGGTGAATTTCTGCTTGGAAGCATTATAAATGCTGTTGTTAGTCAAGTGATGATTTTGCTGAGAGAAAGAGGTTTACAATTAATTCGGGATATTCCTGAAGAAGTAAAAATAATTTCTGTATGTGGAGACCAAGTTAGAATTCAGCAAGTCTTGGCCGACTTTTTGCTGAACATGGTACGGCATGCACCATCTCCAGATGGGTGGGTGGAGATCCAAGTGAAGCCAAGTTTGAAGCAGAATTCTGATGGAACAGAAGTGGTGCTTTTCCAATTCAG GATTGTTTGCCCTGGTGATGGCCTTCCACCAGAACTTGTGCAAGATATGTTCCATAACTCCAGGTGGGTGACCCAGGAAGGCCTTGGTCTGAGCATATGCCGGAAGATCCTAAAACTGATGAAAGGGGAAGTCCAGTATATCAGGGAGTCAGAGAGATGTTACTTCCTCATCTTCATGGAGCTTCCCATTTGTCATAAAGGTGAAAGCAGAGGGAACTAA